The following are encoded in a window of Novosphingobium sp. ZN18A2 genomic DNA:
- the pdhA gene encoding pyruvate dehydrogenase (acetyl-transferring) E1 component subunit alpha produces the protein MHSLQQAHANNKRYDASDEELLHYYEQMTLIRRFEEKAGQLYGLGLIGGFCHLYIGQEAVAVGLQSALDNDKDSVITGYRDHGHMLAYGIDPKLIMAELTGRAAGISKGKGGSMHMFSTEHRFYGGHGIVGAQVPLGAGLAFAHKYRDDGGVSMIYFGDGAANQGQVYETFNMASLWKLPIVFVIENNGYAMGTAVKRGSAETHFYRRGTAFRIPGIGVNGMDVLEVRQAANVALDYVRAGNGPVLLELHTYRYRGHSMSDPAKYRSREEVQEMREKHDPIEAAKAELLTRGVAEDTVKAIDKAIRARVAEAADFAESSPEPDMSELYTDVLVENY, from the coding sequence TTGCACAGCCTTCAACAGGCCCACGCCAACAACAAGCGATACGACGCCAGTGACGAGGAACTGCTCCACTACTATGAGCAGATGACGCTGATCCGCCGCTTCGAGGAAAAGGCCGGCCAGCTTTACGGGCTGGGCCTGATCGGCGGGTTCTGCCACCTCTACATCGGACAGGAAGCCGTTGCCGTCGGTCTTCAGTCGGCGCTGGACAATGACAAGGACAGCGTGATCACCGGCTATCGCGACCACGGCCACATGCTGGCCTATGGCATCGATCCCAAGCTCATCATGGCCGAACTGACCGGGCGCGCGGCCGGTATTTCCAAGGGCAAGGGCGGGTCGATGCACATGTTCTCGACCGAACATCGCTTTTACGGCGGCCACGGCATTGTGGGCGCGCAGGTGCCGCTGGGGGCCGGGCTGGCCTTCGCGCACAAGTATCGCGACGATGGCGGCGTCAGCATGATCTATTTCGGCGACGGCGCGGCCAACCAGGGCCAGGTCTACGAGACGTTCAACATGGCCTCGCTGTGGAAGCTGCCGATCGTCTTCGTGATCGAGAACAACGGTTATGCGATGGGCACTGCGGTCAAGCGCGGCTCGGCCGAAACGCATTTCTACCGCCGCGGCACGGCGTTCCGCATTCCCGGCATTGGCGTGAACGGCATGGACGTGCTGGAGGTGCGCCAGGCGGCCAATGTCGCGCTCGACTATGTGCGTGCGGGCAACGGCCCGGTTCTGCTGGAACTGCATACCTATCGCTATCGCGGGCACTCTATGTCCGACCCTGCCAAGTATCGCAGTCGCGAGGAAGTGCAGGAAATGCGCGAGAAGCACGATCCGATCGAAGCCGCGAAGGCCGAACTTCTGACGCGCGGCGTTGCGGAAGACACGGTCAAGGCGATCGACAAGGCGATCCGCGCCAGGGTGGCCGAAGCGGCCGACTTTGCGGAAAGCTCACCAGAACCGGACATGTCCGAACTCTATACAGACGTCCTGGTGGAGAATTATTGA
- the trmFO gene encoding methylenetetrahydrofolate--tRNA-(uracil(54)-C(5))-methyltransferase (FADH(2)-oxidizing) TrmFO has translation MTHDIHIIGGGLAGSEAAWQLARRGFRVKLSEMRGGGDTTPAHQGAGLAELVCSNSFRSDDDEKNAVGLLHHEMRGCGSLVMEAANAARVPAGSALAVDRDVFSGAVEKALSTLPNLDIVRERVDALPQAGLTIVATGPLTAQSLAASIGAATGAASLAFFDAIAPIVYRESIDMDVCWMASRWDKIGPAGGDGKDYINCPMTKDDYLAFRQGLLDGEKTEFREWEADTPYFEGCMPIEVMAARGEDTLRFGPMKPVGLDNPHWATPEHPNGRWPYAVVQLRQDNKLGTLWNMVGFQTKLKHAEQVRLFRTIPGLQNAEFARLGGLHRNTFLNSPMLLDRQLRLKGAPHIRFAGQITGCEGYVESAAVGLMTGLMSAAELSGRQWTPPPRTSALGALLAHITGDAEAESYQPMNVNFGLFPPVDESVKKKQRKEAYTARAKADIAPWLAEVSA, from the coding sequence ATGACCCACGATATCCACATCATCGGCGGCGGCCTGGCGGGAAGTGAAGCGGCGTGGCAACTCGCCCGGCGCGGCTTCCGCGTAAAGCTGTCCGAAATGCGCGGCGGCGGCGATACCACGCCCGCGCACCAGGGCGCGGGGCTGGCCGAACTCGTCTGCTCCAACTCGTTCCGTTCGGACGACGACGAAAAGAACGCCGTCGGCCTGCTGCATCACGAAATGCGCGGTTGCGGATCGTTGGTCATGGAAGCGGCGAATGCGGCGCGCGTTCCGGCGGGATCGGCGCTGGCGGTGGACCGAGACGTGTTTTCGGGCGCGGTCGAAAAGGCCCTGTCCACCCTTCCCAACCTCGATATCGTGCGGGAACGGGTGGACGCGCTGCCGCAGGCGGGGCTGACCATCGTCGCCACAGGGCCGCTTACCGCGCAATCGCTTGCCGCCAGTATCGGCGCGGCAACCGGCGCGGCAAGCCTGGCCTTCTTCGACGCCATCGCGCCCATCGTCTATCGCGAAAGCATAGACATGGACGTGTGCTGGATGGCCAGCCGCTGGGACAAGATTGGCCCCGCGGGCGGTGACGGGAAGGATTACATCAATTGCCCGATGACGAAGGACGACTATCTCGCCTTCCGTCAGGGGCTGCTTGACGGCGAGAAGACCGAGTTTCGCGAGTGGGAAGCCGACACGCCCTATTTCGAAGGGTGCATGCCGATCGAGGTTATGGCCGCGCGGGGCGAGGATACGCTGCGCTTTGGCCCGATGAAGCCCGTGGGGCTGGACAACCCGCACTGGGCGACGCCCGAACATCCGAACGGGCGATGGCCCTATGCCGTGGTGCAACTGCGGCAGGACAACAAGCTGGGCACGCTTTGGAACATGGTGGGCTTCCAGACCAAGCTGAAGCACGCCGAACAGGTGCGGCTGTTCCGCACCATTCCGGGCTTGCAGAACGCAGAGTTCGCACGGCTGGGCGGGCTGCATCGCAACACGTTCCTCAATTCGCCCATGCTGCTTGACCGCCAGCTACGTCTGAAAGGCGCGCCGCACATCCGCTTTGCCGGGCAAATCACCGGCTGCGAAGGCTATGTCGAGAGCGCCGCCGTGGGATTGATGACCGGGCTTATGTCCGCAGCCGAGCTTTCGGGCCGACAATGGACGCCGCCGCCGCGCACCTCCGCGCTGGGCGCGCTGCTGGCCCACATCACCGGCGATGCGGAAGCGGAGAGCTATCAGCCGATGAACGTCAATTTCGGTCTGTTCCCGCCGGTTGACGAAAGCGTGAAGAAAAAGCAGCGCAAGGAAGCCTACACTGCGCGCGCCAAGGCGGACATCGCGCCTTGGCTGGCAGAGGTTTCCGCATAA
- a CDS encoding TadE/TadG family type IV pilus assembly protein: MLIKLGKLARNLAANTSGNATLIIAMGMPALIGGAGFAVDTAQYYMWKQELQHAVDQAALAGAYSLSKDKASTTYTQRALQEYDANLQITQNMASAPTIALADYAGDTNNSVIVSASISKMLPFSGMLTNQPLLLRAAAQAAFTPGKAYNACIRTIKQGGTTLSIGGNATVKAQCGLAALSCSDGAVQIADSATVETDSIATCGTADVPSELQSVVSEHVQGLTDPFGDLSTPETNGPTQNYSCNNVNKGGRKTQQANLVQGTYSSLVVKCTTSLAAGIYVIDGGVLDMSANYDVTGKGVMFVLKNGATIKLGGQGTTSNTISLSPIQAGDFEAMTPAYPSSYSKDYSGILVYEDRNNNPGSPGHVINGNATSMIEGNIYLPSGDVTVSGNSYVSSQCLQITAKTITVQGGAWLQTLCTADQTDGVGYAPGEVKLVA; the protein is encoded by the coding sequence ATGTTGATAAAGCTTGGAAAGCTGGCACGAAACCTTGCCGCGAATACCAGCGGCAATGCCACCCTTATCATAGCGATGGGTATGCCCGCGCTGATCGGCGGTGCCGGATTTGCGGTGGATACCGCGCAATATTACATGTGGAAGCAGGAACTGCAGCACGCGGTTGACCAGGCCGCGCTGGCCGGTGCCTATAGCCTGTCGAAAGACAAGGCCAGCACCACATATACGCAGCGCGCACTTCAGGAATACGACGCCAACCTGCAAATCACGCAGAACATGGCCTCTGCCCCCACGATTGCGTTGGCCGACTATGCCGGTGACACCAACAACTCCGTCATCGTCAGCGCCTCGATCTCGAAGATGTTGCCGTTCAGCGGCATGTTGACCAACCAGCCGCTTCTTCTCAGGGCCGCGGCACAGGCGGCGTTTACGCCGGGCAAGGCCTACAACGCCTGCATCCGCACGATCAAGCAGGGCGGCACCACGCTTTCGATCGGCGGCAATGCGACGGTGAAGGCACAATGCGGCCTGGCTGCGCTGTCCTGTTCGGACGGAGCCGTGCAGATTGCCGACAGCGCAACGGTCGAAACGGATTCGATTGCCACATGCGGCACCGCGGATGTGCCCTCGGAGTTGCAGAGCGTGGTCAGCGAACACGTTCAGGGTCTGACAGATCCGTTCGGAGATCTCTCCACGCCGGAAACCAACGGTCCCACGCAGAACTATTCCTGCAACAACGTCAACAAAGGCGGCAGGAAGACGCAGCAGGCGAATCTGGTGCAGGGCACCTATTCGTCACTGGTCGTCAAATGCACGACCAGTCTGGCCGCTGGAATCTACGTGATCGACGGCGGCGTGCTCGACATGAGCGCGAATTATGATGTTACCGGAAAGGGCGTGATGTTCGTTCTGAAGAACGGCGCCACGATAAAGCTGGGCGGCCAGGGCACCACCTCCAACACGATCAGCCTCTCACCGATCCAGGCGGGCGACTTCGAAGCGATGACCCCGGCATATCCAAGCAGCTATTCAAAGGATTATTCCGGGATTCTCGTTTACGAGGACCGCAACAACAATCCCGGATCGCCCGGCCACGTCATCAATGGCAACGCGACGTCGATGATCGAAGGCAACATCTACCTGCCGTCCGGCGACGTTACGGTCAGCGGCAATTCCTATGTCAGCAGCCAGTGCCTGCAGATCACCGCCAAGACGATTACCGTTCAGGGCGGCGCCTGGTTGCAGACGCTGTGCACCGCAGACCAGACCGACGGCGTTGGCTACGCACCCGGCGAAGTGAAGTTGGTGGCATGA
- a CDS encoding DUF952 domain-containing protein — MTRPHPTVAWKVLTADQMDTLEHEGVFKGAPVDLADGFIHLSTEDQLAGTIGKHFAGQENLHLVAVDLPVLGQAVKWEVSRGGALFPHIYAALPLSAVIAYGPLRYDDAGEIILPPAG, encoded by the coding sequence ATGACCAGACCGCACCCGACTGTTGCCTGGAAAGTGCTGACCGCAGACCAGATGGACACGCTTGAACACGAGGGCGTTTTCAAGGGCGCGCCCGTCGACCTGGCAGACGGGTTCATCCACCTGTCCACCGAAGACCAGCTTGCCGGAACGATCGGGAAACACTTCGCCGGGCAGGAAAACCTGCACCTAGTCGCGGTTGACCTGCCCGTGCTGGGCCAAGCGGTGAAATGGGAAGTATCGCGCGGGGGCGCGCTTTTCCCGCACATTTATGCGGCCTTGCCGCTTTCCGCGGTGATCGCCTATGGCCCGCTGCGCTATGACGACGCGGGCGAGATCATCCTTCCACCCGCTGGATAA
- a CDS encoding Tad domain-containing protein — protein sequence MNGIALKPRCQRLKRLAKSLLQDRAGNTIVLVAAAILPLLALVGSGVDMGRSYLVQSRLQRACDAGVLSGRKELATFANFDSGADTMKVEDQGDRFFNANFPTGIYGTRQRAFKLEIGSDYAVRGTASAIVPTTIMKIFNFSQIPVSVDCTAQLDNANTDIMMALDVTGSMNQTLAGDSQSKLATLKSTVKGFYTSIMANKVAGSTIRMGFVPYSTNVNVGAILKDDWVAPEWNYDTRVLNGSGDAFGTTSFWGAWSPVSGSSSSNVDQTYTASFDSRSNTYRCLHSLPTGTGTNTTKKISTSSEDYAGPPSGTKTTDVWNRTRDGSFYSVALKDKTCVVTRTTYDNYIDTIPYITIPTMEHSSKWDYKSLSKDVSDWRTGSNGCMEERATYDIDDYDNVDLSQALDLDIDGVPDAGDTDTQWKPEYPDIIYDRALQWNGRGTMDAAESTTNAEYVAPGLIGLAACPAPAKKLQEWSKSNLDSYVDSLSAGGSTYHDIGLLWAARLISPKGLFANENTVDGKDVNRHLIFLTDGQTATLDLSYGAYGVEPLSHRRWNPSDSLTLNQTVEKRFSFVCNEVKNHNITV from the coding sequence ATGAACGGGATCGCACTCAAACCAAGATGCCAGCGCCTGAAACGGCTTGCGAAAAGCCTGCTGCAAGACCGCGCCGGCAACACCATCGTCCTTGTTGCGGCGGCAATCCTCCCGCTGCTGGCGCTTGTCGGCAGCGGTGTGGACATGGGCCGGTCCTACCTTGTCCAGTCGCGCTTGCAGCGCGCCTGCGATGCCGGGGTGTTGAGCGGACGCAAGGAACTGGCGACATTCGCCAACTTCGATTCCGGCGCCGATACGATGAAGGTCGAAGACCAGGGCGACCGCTTCTTCAACGCCAATTTCCCAACCGGAATCTATGGCACCAGGCAGCGTGCGTTCAAACTTGAGATCGGAAGCGATTACGCGGTGCGGGGCACGGCCTCTGCCATCGTGCCGACAACGATCATGAAGATTTTCAACTTCAGCCAGATCCCCGTTTCGGTGGATTGCACCGCGCAGCTGGATAACGCCAACACCGACATCATGATGGCGCTGGACGTCACCGGATCGATGAACCAGACACTGGCCGGTGACAGCCAGTCGAAACTGGCCACGCTGAAAAGCACGGTGAAGGGGTTTTACACCTCTATCATGGCCAACAAGGTGGCCGGGTCGACCATCCGCATGGGGTTCGTGCCCTATTCGACCAACGTCAATGTGGGCGCGATATTGAAGGACGACTGGGTCGCGCCCGAATGGAACTATGACACCCGCGTACTGAACGGCAGCGGCGATGCATTCGGCACGACCAGCTTCTGGGGGGCCTGGTCGCCGGTATCGGGCTCATCCAGTTCGAACGTCGACCAGACCTATACGGCCTCGTTCGATTCAAGGTCGAACACCTACCGGTGCCTTCACTCGCTGCCCACCGGCACGGGCACCAACACGACCAAAAAGATATCGACCTCCTCGGAAGACTATGCCGGCCCGCCATCCGGCACGAAGACGACGGACGTCTGGAACCGCACGCGCGACGGCAGCTTCTATTCGGTTGCGCTGAAGGACAAGACCTGCGTCGTGACCAGGACGACGTATGACAACTATATCGATACCATCCCCTACATCACGATCCCCACGATGGAGCATTCCAGCAAGTGGGATTACAAGTCGCTGTCCAAGGATGTCAGCGACTGGCGCACCGGCAGCAACGGCTGCATGGAAGAGCGCGCGACCTACGACATCGACGATTACGACAACGTGGACCTGTCGCAGGCGCTGGATCTCGATATCGATGGCGTTCCGGATGCAGGCGACACCGATACCCAGTGGAAGCCCGAATACCCCGACATCATCTATGACCGCGCGCTGCAGTGGAACGGCCGGGGCACAATGGACGCGGCGGAATCCACAACGAACGCAGAGTACGTGGCGCCCGGTTTGATCGGCCTTGCCGCCTGCCCCGCCCCGGCAAAGAAGCTGCAGGAATGGTCGAAGTCAAACCTCGACAGCTATGTCGATTCGCTGTCTGCCGGCGGCAGCACGTATCACGACATCGGCCTGCTCTGGGCCGCGCGGCTGATCTCTCCAAAGGGCCTTTTCGCGAACGAGAACACCGTCGACGGCAAGGACGTAAACCGCCACCTGATCTTCCTGACCGACGGCCAGACGGCGACACTGGACCTCAGCTATGGTGCTTACGGGGTCGAACCGCTCAGCCACAGGCGCTGGAATCCGTCGGACTCGCTTACGCTGAACCAGACGGTCGAAAAGCGTTTCAGCTTCGTCTGCAACGAAGTGAAGAACCACAACATCACCGTGTGA
- a CDS encoding TadE/TadG family type IV pilus assembly protein: MTRCRALTAFHDLLRARSGVATIEFALSVPLLLSVGLWGVETANVAMVHMRINQLATQIADNASRIGDTSQLSNRKIYESDIDDILAGANIQSGNIGLFDHGRVIISSLEVVPGEADQQYIHWQRCMGAKDVTSAYGGEGTGLGGGLSGMGPAGDEITASKGDAVMFVEVTYDYQPIVSKLFTAAKTISTTAAFNVRDSRDLTQIYQRDPNNPDRVASCDVFEGYPKT, translated from the coding sequence ATGACCCGTTGCCGCGCCCTTACTGCTTTCCACGACTTGCTGCGCGCACGCTCCGGCGTTGCGACGATCGAGTTCGCGCTTTCGGTTCCGCTGCTGCTGAGCGTGGGCCTGTGGGGCGTGGAAACCGCGAACGTCGCGATGGTGCACATGCGCATCAACCAGCTCGCCACGCAGATTGCCGACAACGCTTCGCGCATCGGAGACACATCGCAACTGTCAAACCGGAAGATCTATGAAAGCGATATCGACGATATCCTGGCCGGAGCGAACATCCAGTCGGGCAACATCGGGCTGTTCGATCACGGGCGGGTGATCATCTCCAGCCTGGAGGTCGTGCCCGGAGAAGCGGACCAGCAATATATCCACTGGCAACGCTGCATGGGCGCAAAGGACGTGACGTCGGCCTATGGCGGCGAAGGGACCGGCCTTGGCGGCGGATTATCGGGAATGGGCCCTGCGGGAGACGAGATCACCGCCAGCAAGGGCGACGCGGTGATGTTCGTGGAAGTGACCTACGATTACCAGCCGATCGTCTCGAAGCTTTTCACTGCGGCCAAGACGATTTCGACGACGGCCGCCTTCAACGTGCGCGACAGCCGCGACCTTACGCAGATATACCAGCGCGATCCGAACAATCCGGACCGGGTCGCCTCGTGCGATGTATTCGAAGGTTACCCCAAAACGTGA
- a CDS encoding TadE/TadG family type IV pilus assembly protein: protein MTRTIPFLKRLARNQSGSTLVEFALIGPAFLAMLFGVFQVAVLIQNYNALRSVGDDLSRYVVVQHQKGAPVSQSDIQDTAVSIAASKPYYLDTAFLSVNSTTGTSAITGADKVTLDLEYKSADFLQFFDVNGITLSFHKDLYVPSA from the coding sequence ATGACCCGGACAATCCCCTTCCTGAAGCGGCTCGCCCGCAATCAGAGCGGTTCGACGCTGGTGGAATTCGCGCTGATCGGCCCCGCCTTCCTGGCCATGCTGTTCGGCGTGTTCCAGGTTGCCGTGCTGATCCAGAACTACAACGCGCTGCGTTCGGTAGGGGACGACCTTTCGCGCTATGTGGTGGTCCAGCATCAAAAGGGCGCGCCGGTAAGCCAATCGGACATTCAGGATACCGCGGTGTCGATTGCAGCCAGCAAGCCCTATTATCTCGACACCGCGTTCCTCAGCGTCAATTCGACGACGGGCACATCAGCCATCACGGGCGCGGACAAGGTGACGCTGGACCTGGAATACAAGTCCGCCGACTTCCTGCAGTTCTTCGACGTTAACGGCATCACGCTCAGCTTCCACAAGGATCTTTACGTTCCTTCGGCGTGA
- a CDS encoding lysoplasmalogenase: MPHRALAERRPWLLASLFFGVTFWFVSQSAMPGIYQIAWKGAGVAMLAGYAWAHHPSRDAHLLAIVMALSAIGDMALEVRPEAGVGAFFLSHLAAIALYARHRRVETSGSQKALAVLLLVVVPLLGYILPVDRGSANTVAFYALALAGMAGMAWTSSFPRYRVGLGALMFVASDLLIFAKLGPLADARLLTWPIWPLYYFGQFLIATGVIGALRKAGEFSAE, encoded by the coding sequence ATGCCGCATCGCGCCCTTGCAGAACGCAGGCCATGGTTGCTTGCCAGCCTGTTTTTCGGCGTCACCTTCTGGTTCGTCTCGCAATCGGCAATGCCGGGGATTTACCAGATCGCGTGGAAGGGCGCGGGCGTGGCCATGCTTGCGGGCTATGCCTGGGCGCACCACCCCTCACGCGATGCGCACCTGCTGGCCATCGTGATGGCGCTTTCGGCAATCGGCGACATGGCGCTGGAAGTCAGGCCGGAAGCGGGAGTGGGCGCGTTCTTCCTTTCGCACCTTGCCGCGATCGCACTTTATGCACGGCACAGGCGCGTGGAAACGAGTGGCAGCCAGAAGGCGCTGGCGGTGCTGCTGCTGGTGGTGGTGCCGTTGCTTGGATACATACTTCCGGTGGATCGCGGTTCGGCGAACACCGTCGCGTTTTATGCACTGGCGCTGGCGGGGATGGCGGGCATGGCATGGACCAGCAGCTTTCCGCGCTATCGCGTGGGGCTGGGCGCGCTGATGTTCGTGGCAAGCGATCTGCTGATCTTCGCGAAACTCGGCCCGCTGGCCGATGCGCGGTTGCTGACCTGGCCGATCTGGCCGCTCTATTATTTCGGCCAGTTCCTGATCGCCACCGGTGTGATCGGCGCTTTGCGCAAGGCGGGCGAATTCAGCGCAGAATAA
- a CDS encoding pyruvate dehydrogenase complex E1 component subunit beta, giving the protein MGIELKMPALSPTMEEGTLAKWLVKEGDEVKSGDILAEIETDKATMEFEAVDEGTIGKIVVPEGTENVKVGTVIAVIGEDDGTASAPPPPAAAGEPAPAPAAATEPPARPVPAESAKPVARDPEVPEGTAMTSVTVREALRDAMAEEMRADDRVFVMGEEVAEYQGAYKVTQGLLEEFGPRRVIDTPITEYGFAGIGTGAAMGGLKPIVEFMTFNFAMQAIDHIINSAAKTNYMSGGQMRCPVVFRGPNAAASRVGAQHSQNYGPWYASVPGLVVIAPYDSADAKGLLKAAIRTDDPVVFLENELVYGRSFDVPEVDDWVLPIGKARVMREGSDVTIVSYSIGVGFALEAAEALAGEGIDAEVIDLRTLRPLDKETVLASLAKTNRMVVAEEGWPHCSISSEIVAICMEEGFDLLDAPVLRVNDEDVPLPYAANLEKAALIDASRIVEAAKKVCYKA; this is encoded by the coding sequence ATGGGAATCGAACTGAAGATGCCCGCGCTCTCCCCCACGATGGAAGAGGGCACGCTGGCAAAATGGCTCGTCAAGGAAGGCGACGAGGTTAAGTCTGGCGATATCCTGGCCGAAATCGAAACCGACAAGGCGACGATGGAGTTCGAGGCGGTCGATGAAGGCACGATCGGCAAGATCGTGGTTCCCGAAGGTACGGAGAACGTGAAGGTCGGCACCGTGATCGCGGTGATCGGCGAAGACGATGGCACCGCTTCCGCTCCGCCGCCGCCTGCCGCCGCTGGAGAGCCAGCTCCGGCGCCCGCCGCCGCAACGGAACCGCCTGCGCGGCCCGTTCCCGCGGAAAGTGCAAAGCCCGTCGCCCGTGATCCCGAAGTGCCCGAAGGCACCGCGATGACGTCCGTCACCGTGCGCGAGGCCTTGCGTGACGCGATGGCCGAGGAAATGCGCGCGGACGACCGCGTTTTCGTGATGGGCGAGGAAGTGGCCGAGTACCAGGGCGCCTACAAGGTTACGCAGGGCCTGCTGGAAGAGTTCGGCCCGCGCCGCGTGATCGATACGCCCATCACCGAATACGGGTTTGCCGGCATCGGCACCGGCGCGGCGATGGGCGGACTGAAGCCCATCGTCGAGTTCATGACGTTCAACTTCGCGATGCAGGCGATCGACCACATCATCAACTCGGCTGCCAAGACCAACTATATGTCGGGTGGCCAGATGCGCTGTCCGGTGGTGTTCCGCGGACCCAACGCTGCGGCCAGCCGCGTGGGGGCGCAGCACAGCCAGAACTATGGTCCCTGGTATGCCAGCGTTCCCGGCCTGGTCGTAATCGCGCCTTATGACAGCGCGGATGCCAAGGGCCTGCTGAAAGCGGCGATCCGCACCGATGACCCGGTCGTGTTTCTTGAAAACGAGCTGGTTTATGGCCGCAGTTTCGACGTGCCCGAAGTGGACGACTGGGTGCTGCCGATCGGCAAGGCGCGGGTGATGCGCGAAGGATCGGACGTGACCATCGTTTCCTATTCCATCGGCGTGGGCTTTGCGTTGGAAGCGGCAGAGGCTCTCGCGGGTGAGGGTATCGATGCCGAAGTGATCGATCTTCGCACTTTGCGCCCGCTCGACAAGGAAACGGTGCTTGCCAGCCTCGCCAAGACCAATCGCATGGTCGTGGCGGAAGAAGGGTGGCCGCATTGCTCGATTTCCAGTGAGATCGTTGCGATCTGCATGGAGGAGGGTTTCGACCTCCTCGATGCGCCGGTCCTGCGTGTGAACGACGAGGACGTGCCGCTGCCCTATGCCGCGAACCTTGAAAAGGCGGCGCTGATCGATGCGTCACGCATTGTCGAGGCCGCGAAGAAGGTCTGCTACAAGGCTTGA
- a CDS encoding TadE family protein produces MKQTLKSLSARLRSSIAGTMVIETAIVMPVLVVISLGVFDTGRMFARQTFLQSAIGEATAIALAAGSGATTDVNQIKDVLVQSSKLPADQITVLKKYRCGDDPTLLDSSSTCTTGEEVSTYLQVTITDTYKPMWTEFGVGHDITYDVTRTSQVA; encoded by the coding sequence ATGAAACAGACCCTCAAATCGCTGTCCGCGCGCCTGCGGAGCAGCATCGCCGGTACGATGGTGATCGAAACCGCGATCGTCATGCCCGTTCTGGTGGTGATTTCGCTGGGCGTCTTCGACACCGGGCGCATGTTTGCACGGCAGACCTTTCTGCAAAGCGCCATCGGCGAAGCGACGGCCATCGCGCTTGCGGCAGGTTCGGGCGCGACGACCGACGTCAACCAGATCAAGGACGTGCTGGTGCAATCCAGCAAGCTGCCAGCCGACCAGATCACGGTATTGAAGAAATACCGCTGCGGCGACGATCCCACGCTGCTTGACAGTTCGTCCACCTGCACCACGGGCGAGGAGGTTTCGACCTACCTCCAGGTGACCATCACTGACACGTACAAACCGATGTGGACTGAATTCGGCGTCGGTCACGACATTACCTATGACGTTACAAGGACATCGCAGGTAGCATGA
- a CDS encoding TadE/TadG family type IV pilus assembly protein: MIRRLRHARDGVTAVEFALLAPFLLVTVLGLFDMGFNVYAQTMLQGAVQEAARSSTVKSAAGNLTDIDTLVTDAVKDVIPDATMSFARQSYANFTDVGLPEDYTDTDGDGACDNGEPYEDANDNGSWDADRGSAGLGGARDAVLYTVTATYPRLFPMAGLIGLPETVTMKATTVLRNQPYQAQAVHGKIRNCP; encoded by the coding sequence ATGATCCGCCGTTTGCGCCATGCCCGCGACGGGGTGACCGCGGTGGAGTTCGCGTTGCTGGCGCCGTTCCTGCTGGTGACGGTGCTGGGCCTGTTCGACATGGGCTTCAACGTCTATGCGCAAACAATGCTGCAAGGCGCGGTGCAGGAAGCGGCGCGCTCGTCCACTGTAAAATCCGCGGCAGGAAACCTTACCGACATCGACACGCTGGTGACCGACGCGGTGAAAGACGTGATTCCCGATGCCACGATGAGCTTTGCGCGCCAGTCCTATGCGAACTTCACCGACGTGGGCCTGCCCGAGGATTACACCGATACCGACGGCGACGGCGCCTGCGACAACGGTGAGCCATACGAAGACGCGAACGACAACGGCAGCTGGGACGCCGATCGCGGTTCGGCCGGGTTGGGCGGTGCGCGCGATGCCGTGCTCTATACCGTCACCGCCACCTATCCCCGCCTGTTCCCGATGGCAGGGCTTATCGGCCTGCCCGAAACCGTGACGATGAAGGCAACCACCGTGCTGCGCAACCAGCCGTACCAGGCCCAGGCGGTACACGGAAAGATCAGGAATTGCCCATGA